In the genome of Massilibacillus massiliensis, one region contains:
- a CDS encoding ABC transporter permease, translating to MFWQMVKGAVVRQGRRLLLVALTVALGVSLATAMLNVMFDVGDKVNQELKAYGANITVTPKNSSVLKDVYGVDTLHKEYLEESDLGKIKTIFWTNNIVAFAPQLSTSLELQDGRKVKINGTWFDHEMLLPTGEYFSTGEKYLKSWWQIEGEWPDDQQRDLVMVGKKLANDLGIHVGDEVFYKAENDQMESFRVSGIVSGGGSEESEIFAPLALVQTLTGQSGKVEQIEVSAITTPENELARRAAENPKNLSMKEYEIWYCTAYVSSIAFQIEEVIHNSAAYPVRQIAESEGKILDKTQMLMLLITGLSLLSAALGVSNLVSANIMERSRELGLLKALGATNLAVVILVLTEIFLAGSVGGILGYFLGLGFAQIIGHTVFGASIAIHLAVIPIIAALMILVLLIGSLPAIRMLLSLRPAIVLHGR from the coding sequence TTGTTTTGGCAGATGGTGAAGGGAGCTGTAGTAAGACAGGGGCGGCGGCTTTTGTTAGTTGCGCTTACTGTTGCACTTGGGGTATCACTGGCTACAGCGATGCTGAATGTTATGTTCGATGTTGGTGATAAAGTAAATCAGGAGCTAAAAGCGTATGGTGCAAATATCACAGTAACACCAAAGAATTCTTCCGTATTGAAGGATGTTTATGGTGTGGACACGCTGCATAAAGAATATCTAGAGGAAAGCGATCTTGGAAAAATTAAGACTATTTTTTGGACGAATAATATTGTTGCATTTGCACCACAGCTTAGTACTTCTTTAGAGCTGCAAGATGGACGGAAAGTGAAGATCAACGGAACTTGGTTTGATCATGAAATGTTATTGCCGACTGGGGAGTATTTTTCAACGGGTGAAAAATATCTAAAATCATGGTGGCAGATCGAAGGCGAATGGCCGGATGATCAGCAGCGTGATCTAGTTATGGTTGGGAAAAAATTAGCGAATGATCTTGGTATACATGTAGGGGATGAAGTTTTTTATAAAGCGGAAAATGACCAAATGGAAAGTTTTCGTGTCTCTGGAATCGTGAGTGGAGGCGGTAGTGAAGAAAGTGAAATTTTCGCACCGTTGGCTTTGGTTCAAACACTTACTGGGCAGTCCGGCAAAGTTGAGCAAATTGAGGTTAGTGCAATTACTACGCCAGAAAATGAACTTGCACGCAGGGCGGCTGAGAACCCTAAAAATCTATCGATGAAAGAGTATGAAATTTGGTATTGTACTGCCTATGTAAGTTCCATTGCATTCCAGATTGAAGAAGTTATTCACAATTCGGCTGCTTATCCAGTTCGGCAGATTGCTGAATCGGAGGGGAAAATTTTAGATAAGACACAAATGCTGATGTTATTGATTACTGGGCTGAGCCTTTTAAGTGCAGCGCTTGGGGTGTCAAATCTTGTAAGTGCAAATATCATGGAAAGAAGCCGTGAGCTTGGTTTATTAAAAGCTTTAGGCGCGACAAATTTAGCGGTCGTCATATTAGTATTGACAGAAATTTTTCTTGCCGGATCTGTTGGTGGAATACTGGGATACTTTTTAGGGCTTGGATTTGCGCAGATTATCGGGCATACAGTCTTTGGTGCAAGTATTGCAATTCATCTAGCCGTGATTCCTATCATTGCAGCATTGATGATACTTGTGCTATTAATCGGAAGTTTACCGGCGATTCGGATGCTGTTATCATTGCGTCCAGCAATTGTCCTTCATGGCAGGTGA
- a CDS encoding ExbD/TolR family protein, with the protein MRRDFRIATQPKVMIIPMIDIMLFLLVFFMVSTVYMVNLNVLPVNLPTAAAAERETKPNLISITVTEEGIVLYDKEQVPTNNLAGRIQESLTADTETVFVLRGDRKTSYEDIAEVLDVLKQSGARHVSIATERKGR; encoded by the coding sequence ATGCGGCGTGACTTTAGAATAGCAACGCAGCCGAAAGTCATGATTATTCCAATGATTGATATCATGCTTTTTTTACTTGTGTTTTTTATGGTCAGTACGGTATATATGGTGAACCTAAATGTTTTACCTGTAAATTTACCGACAGCGGCTGCAGCGGAGCGTGAAACCAAACCGAATTTGATTTCAATTACTGTTACTGAAGAGGGAATTGTTCTTTATGATAAAGAGCAAGTACCAACCAATAATTTGGCTGGTCGTATTCAGGAGTCTCTGACTGCGGATACGGAGACGGTTTTTGTTTTGCGCGGTGATCGGAAAACATCCTATGAAGACATTGCAGAGGTGTTGGATGTACTGAAACAGTCCGGTGCACGTCACGTATCTATTGCGACTGAACGAAAGGGGAGGTAG
- a CDS encoding iron transporter, whose translation MLFGVCAAVVTFFSFNGGASAAGFQEYPIGDEQEAVNEHFKVALVYFQPIAMEPAGMMLDPDKADIHLETDIHATEGNDTGFGVGEWIPYLTVHYKLTKQETGESVEGTFMPMSADDGPHYGANLKMLGAGTYNCEFTFESPERMHYGLHVDKETGVEGRFWKKPVVMNWTFNYVPRQW comes from the coding sequence ATGTTATTTGGTGTTTGTGCCGCAGTTGTTACTTTCTTTTCTTTTAATGGAGGTGCTTCAGCAGCTGGTTTCCAAGAGTATCCAATCGGAGATGAACAAGAAGCGGTAAACGAACATTTTAAAGTTGCTCTTGTGTATTTCCAACCAATTGCAATGGAGCCAGCAGGTATGATGCTTGATCCAGATAAAGCAGATATTCATTTAGAAACAGATATTCATGCGACGGAAGGAAATGACACAGGCTTTGGTGTAGGTGAATGGATTCCTTACCTTACTGTACATTATAAACTTACAAAACAAGAAACGGGAGAATCCGTTGAAGGTACATTTATGCCAATGAGTGCAGATGATGGTCCGCATTATGGCGCAAATCTTAAAATGTTAGGTGCAGGCACTTATAATTGTGAATTTACATTTGAAAGTCCAGAACGTATGCATTATGGATTGCATGTGGACAAAGAAACCGGTGTAGAAGGACGTTTCTGGAAAAAACCAGTTGTTATGAATTGGACATTTAATTATGTTCCTAGACAATGGTAA
- a CDS encoding energy transducer TonB: protein MQYPTHWRMAFFAAFFFHLVVWLTGSFFFRYFHEPPVADASVQVLEWEDVAEEDNSLLHSPIAANLEEKQEEEPVQEQKPEEILEEEISPIIAEEDDIPTAKLEEMIEEMKVNQPAIVIRKATGNGGQQMGKPPIVLEKFYPADDLVKFRGRVNIRATISKEGKIIDTKVMVTSGKYSVDQIAMSAVRRWTFKPALDAEGKPMECFRMISIPFNVPHRK, encoded by the coding sequence TTGCAGTATCCTACACACTGGCGTATGGCTTTTTTTGCAGCCTTTTTCTTTCATTTGGTTGTTTGGCTGACGGGGAGTTTTTTCTTCCGCTACTTTCATGAACCGCCGGTTGCCGATGCGTCTGTACAAGTTTTGGAATGGGAAGATGTTGCAGAGGAAGATAATTCTTTGTTACATAGCCCTATTGCCGCGAATCTTGAAGAAAAGCAGGAAGAGGAACCTGTGCAAGAGCAAAAGCCAGAGGAAATTTTAGAAGAGGAAATAAGTCCGATTATTGCAGAGGAAGATGATATACCGACTGCTAAATTAGAAGAAATGATTGAAGAAATGAAGGTAAATCAGCCGGCTATCGTGATTCGAAAAGCAACGGGAAATGGTGGACAACAAATGGGGAAACCGCCTATTGTACTCGAAAAATTTTATCCAGCGGATGATCTCGTGAAATTTCGTGGCAGGGTAAATATACGGGCTACAATTAGTAAAGAAGGTAAAATTATTGATACGAAAGTAATGGTTACTTCGGGCAAATATAGTGTGGATCAGATTGCGATGTCGGCGGTACGCCGCTGGACGTTTAAACCTGCACTGGATGCAGAAGGAAAGCCGATGGAATGTTTTAGGATGATTTCGATTCCTTTTAATGTTCCGCATAGAAAGTAA
- a CDS encoding Fe-S-containing protein, protein MIQTFLQQFIPVMEQGVALVVPLGILLAILLRVKLDSYKKVFWRAIFWGFWGSVFIIAAKVGTRNAVSREVFEGIASVIAILGELSLLALFFRKNQEKNEIVEKKLTSAIFATVLALCLYHGMEIWLLPVNIVITAVGDYFTLTVLVKSLGVITGLGFAILSGYLVHKAAAALYYRRLLFVFTVQILAIFLQQSIFIIQILMARHFLPGGALMRIMAPLIDHQSWFIFIVFFVTLLVPITLFLQKKPERPEGANPAQYRKILIHARHKLRWGTAVVICLVCMVSLSSVVSYYANKGEELVPAIPVNSVDGKVNIPLEQVRDGHLHRYVYKAAGGEMVRFIIIQKGGSSYGVGLDACEICGPTGYYEKDGQVICKLCEVMMNKATIGMRGGCNPVPLEYKVENGQVSIAQTNLEQERKRFK, encoded by the coding sequence ATGATACAGACTTTTTTACAACAATTTATTCCGGTAATGGAACAAGGGGTTGCATTGGTTGTTCCATTGGGAATTTTACTGGCAATTCTTTTACGGGTGAAGTTAGACTCTTATAAAAAAGTTTTTTGGCGCGCTATCTTTTGGGGTTTTTGGGGCTCGGTTTTTATCATTGCAGCAAAGGTTGGTACGCGTAACGCAGTAAGTCGTGAAGTATTTGAAGGTATTGCGAGTGTGATTGCGATACTTGGCGAATTGAGTTTATTAGCACTTTTTTTTCGTAAGAATCAAGAGAAGAATGAAATCGTGGAGAAAAAGCTTACGAGTGCTATTTTTGCCACGGTTCTAGCACTTTGTTTATATCATGGTATGGAGATCTGGCTGCTACCGGTTAACATTGTAATTACTGCAGTAGGTGATTATTTTACGCTGACAGTACTGGTGAAATCATTGGGGGTAATTACAGGTTTAGGTTTTGCAATTCTTAGTGGATATTTGGTGCATAAGGCAGCTGCAGCGCTTTATTATCGTCGGTTACTCTTTGTATTTACTGTACAAATTTTGGCGATATTTTTGCAGCAGAGCATTTTTATTATACAAATTTTAATGGCAAGACACTTTTTGCCTGGCGGTGCATTGATGAGAATTATGGCACCGTTGATCGATCATCAATCCTGGTTTATTTTTATTGTGTTTTTTGTTACCTTGCTGGTACCGATTACTTTATTTCTGCAAAAAAAACCAGAGCGTCCAGAAGGGGCAAATCCTGCACAATATCGAAAGATTCTTATTCATGCACGGCACAAGTTACGTTGGGGCACAGCAGTTGTGATTTGTTTAGTTTGTATGGTGTCTCTTTCGAGCGTAGTAAGTTATTACGCGAACAAAGGGGAGGAACTGGTTCCTGCAATTCCTGTAAATTCTGTTGATGGAAAAGTAAATATCCCATTAGAACAGGTACGGGATGGACATTTACATCGTTATGTTTATAAAGCGGCAGGTGGAGAAATGGTGCGCTTTATTATTATTCAAAAAGGCGGCTCTTCTTATGGCGTAGGCTTGGATGCATGTGAAATCTGCGGACCTACCGGGTATTACGAAAAAGATGGGCAGGTCATTTGTAAATTATGTGAAGTTATGATGAATAAGGCCACGATTGGTATGCGTGGTGGATGTAATCCGGTTCCGCTTGAATATAAAGTAGAGAATGGGCAAGTGAGTATCGCACAGACGAATCTTGAACAAGAGAGAAAACGTTTTAAATAG
- a CDS encoding FTR1 family iron permease → MKKFLMFFAIILFFSNLSLGEAAPKWDQVATHIHQEMEIALDLYETGDQEGAKKAINDIYYGIYEKDGLETAIRRTVATKNANLTEYEFYTVKKLMRTGAPSSEVRASADTLLGMIDRDVQAMQGKHANQGGWASFWTAFLILLREGIEAILVLAAIIAYLYKSGNKKYLDSVYNASIAAIVASFITAYVFNMITNKFGAGANQEILEGVTVLIAAAVLLSVSFWMGGKANAKAWDAYIQGMVKETISSGRAKALGFAAFLAVYREGAEVVLFYQALFNSAAGDVEMIWFGFAVACVALAIIFALVRYGTLRIPLRPFFMGTSIFMYILAVSFTGSGIAELQEGGIISMTLVEGIPVPSIDILGIYPTYETLIAQVILLGAAAVSIVCYRRKQSEKIQGSV, encoded by the coding sequence ATGAAAAAGTTTTTAATGTTTTTTGCTATAATTTTATTTTTTTCTAATCTTTCATTAGGGGAGGCTGCACCTAAATGGGATCAGGTTGCAACGCATATTCACCAAGAGATGGAGATTGCTTTAGACCTTTATGAAACAGGAGATCAAGAAGGGGCAAAAAAAGCAATCAATGATATTTATTATGGAATTTATGAAAAAGATGGTTTAGAGACCGCCATTCGTAGGACGGTAGCAACTAAAAATGCAAACCTTACAGAATATGAATTTTACACGGTGAAAAAACTTATGCGTACCGGAGCCCCTTCGAGCGAAGTACGTGCTTCGGCGGATACTCTACTTGGAATGATTGATCGTGATGTACAAGCAATGCAAGGCAAGCATGCAAACCAAGGAGGCTGGGCCTCTTTTTGGACAGCATTTTTGATTCTACTGCGGGAAGGCATCGAAGCAATTTTGGTGCTAGCAGCAATTATTGCTTATTTATATAAATCCGGTAATAAAAAATATCTTGATTCTGTCTATAATGCTTCAATTGCAGCAATTGTTGCAAGTTTTATTACGGCATATGTTTTCAATATGATAACCAACAAATTTGGTGCTGGTGCGAATCAGGAAATTTTAGAGGGTGTTACAGTATTGATTGCTGCGGCTGTACTTTTATCAGTCAGTTTTTGGATGGGCGGAAAAGCGAATGCAAAAGCTTGGGATGCTTATATTCAAGGTATGGTTAAGGAAACAATCAGCAGTGGCAGAGCAAAGGCACTTGGCTTTGCAGCTTTTTTAGCGGTTTACCGTGAAGGTGCAGAAGTTGTTTTGTTTTATCAAGCATTATTTAATAGTGCGGCCGGCGACGTTGAAATGATTTGGTTTGGATTTGCAGTGGCATGTGTTGCGTTGGCGATCATTTTTGCACTTGTTCGTTATGGCACGCTGCGAATTCCATTGCGTCCGTTTTTTATGGGTACGAGTATTTTCATGTATATATTGGCTGTAAGCTTTACTGGCAGTGGCATTGCAGAATTACAGGAAGGAGGAATTATCAGTATGACACTTGTGGAAGGAATACCAGTGCCGAGCATTGATATTTTAGGAATTTATCCAACTTATGAGACTTTAATTGCACAGGTGATTTTATTGGGTGCTGCTGCTGTAAGTATTGTTTGCTATAGAAGAAAACAGAGTGAGAAAATACAAGGCTCTGTGTAA